In the genome of Lysobacter sp. 5GHs7-4, the window CGATCTCGTCGCAGCGCGTGGAATCGTCCATCAGCATCATGCGGTGGCCGTCTTCGGCATGCGCGAAGTGGTACCAGATGCCGGCATCCTCCAGCAGCCGCGACACGAACGCGAAATCCGACTCGTTGTACTGCACGCAGTAGGGCAGCTTGCGGTACTTGCCTTCCTCCACCACGAACTTGTGCGCGGCGAAGTCCGAATAGCCGCCGAACACCTCCTCCACGATCTCCACCACGGTCTTGTCCTGGAAGATGCGGCAGTTGCTGGTGTAGTCCAGGAACGCGAACCAGGGCGACACGGTGGCCGAGTAGTTGGTGAGGCCGTCGTCGGTGCCCAGGCGCGCGAACTCCTTCACGTAGCCGTGGAAGTGGCGGTCGCCGTAGTCGGTGCGCAGGCTCAGCAGCAGCGGATGGCCGACCACGTCCTTCAGCTCGATGCGGGCGTCGGTGGAGATCAGCTCCACCTTGAGCTCGAAGGGATTGGAGACGGTTTCGGTACCCTTCAGCCTGCGTACGGCGAAGGGTTCCGGTTCGATCGCGCTCTTGACCCGCAGCAGCCGCGTGTCCTGGTTGAGTTCGACCACCTTGCCAAACATTTCGCTGTATCCGTACACAGGTTCGTCCTCGTGGTTCTGGCAGCCGATCCTGGCCGCCGCGTTTACGTCGTCTACTTCCGATGTGTCGCAGGGCCCGTCGCGAGGCCGCTACGGCGATGGTACCGGCGCATGCCGGTTAACTTCGTGAAGCGCAACCCGTTCGTGGCGCCAAGCGGGGTCGTGCATGCGTCGATGGCGGGAAGGCGGCTCATAGCACGCGGAACTCGATCCGCCGGTTGCGCGCACGGCCTTCGGCGGTGGTGTTGTCGGCGACCGGTTGGTCCGGCCCCGCGCCCTGCGCGGTGATGGTGCTGGCGTTGATGCCACGCGAGACCAGATAGGTCTTGACCGCGCTGGCGCGCGCGTAGCTCAGGGCGACGTTCTTCTCGTGGCCGCCGGCGCTGTCGGTATGGCCGACGACCTGCACCGGGCGGTTGCCGACCTGCGTCCAGGCGGCGACCAGTTCGTCGAGGACGGCGGCGCCGGAGGACGTCAGCGTGGCGCTGCCGCTCTCGAACTCGACGATACGGTTGGCCAGGGTGGCCTGCAGCACGTTGACCTTGGCCGCGCGCAGACGATTGGTGACCGCGTAGGTGGAGTTGAGCGAGGTCGACAGGTCGCTGGCGACCTGCTGCCGCGCGGCCTCGTTGCCGACCTGGCCGCTGATGGTGACGGCGTTGCCGGCGATACGCAGCTCGCCCTGCGACACCTGCTGCAGACTGGGATTGAGCGCGTTGCCGACATGCTCGCGCCAGTTGGGTGGCGCGATCAGCGAACCGTCCACCTCGATACGGTCGACCACGCCCGCCGCCCCGTACAGGGCGCGCAGCTTGCCGAGCACCGCTTGCTTGGTCGCCTCGTCGGGCACCGCGCCGCTGACGACCACGGGCTTCTTGGCCGGCGCCGCCGCAGGAGCGGCCAGCGGGGAAGGCGCCTGCACCTGCGCCAGCGCACCGGCACTGACGAGCAGCAGGCCGGCGAACGCCATGACCGTCGCGCGCGTGCAGCGCGGTAGCGGTATCAGAACACGGGCCGGGTGCGATTGGACTGGCATGCGCATATCATTTTCCCAGGAAGGTTTCGGCGAAGGTTGTGCGCGCCGTGCGCATCGACAACTCATCGCGTTCGAGGTAGCTGACCAGCCGGCCCAGCGCCGGGTCGTCCTCGATGTAGCTTTCCACCCAGTCCGCATCGTCGATCCGGATGATGCGATCGGCGGCGATCTGCGGATCGAGCGCGGCTTGCAGGGTGCGGCCGTCGGCGCCGTGAAAACCGACGACCAAGCGCGGCCCCTCAGGCGCGCGCGCGCCATTTCGCGTTGCCTCCTTGATCAGGATCGCCAACTCGACATCGGCATCGGCCAGGAAACTGGCGATCAGATCCAGCCAGAACGCCGCCACCAGCGAGCGGTACAGCGGATCGTGCGGCAACGGCAGCGACAAGCCCTTGTCCACCTGCGCCAAGCCGCCGGCGAGCACCGGCTGCAACAGCAGGCCCAGCGCGGGCAGCGTCCATTTCAGCGTCAGCTGCGGGTGCCCGGACTCGCGCAGCAGCGCCTGCAGCGAGCCCATGTCCTGCAGATCGAGGAAGTCGTGGAACGGCGCGTCGTAAACGGCGTGATCGGCGACCATGCCGATGCGGCTCTCGGCCAGTTCGCGCAACGGTTCGCCGGCGTCCGCGGCGGCCAGCGCCTGCCGGCTGAGGCGGGCGAGGGTGGACCACAGCCGCGACAGCGCGAGCGGGCTGCGGCCGATGAAACCCAGCGGCTGGCTCAGCTCCAGCCGGGTGGCGGTGAGGAACGGGAAGCGGCGGTCGGTGGCATCGCGGCTGGGCAGGAAATGCCCGCCGATCCCGAGCCGGCTGCGCGAGCCGATGAAAGCGAAATGCATGGGCTGCGCTTCGTCGTACAGCTGCTTCCAGCCTGGATCCTGCGTCAGCAACTCCACGCCCTGGCCGGCCCAGCGATCGAGCAAGCCCATCAGCGGATGGCTCTCCGAGGTGCGGACGAAATCGCCGCGGGTCGGCAGCTTGCCGAAGTAGCTCACCGGCAGGGGGGTTTCGGCGAGCGCGGCCATGTCAGCGCGTCTCCCTGGCCGCGGCGGGCGCGGTGCCGGCGCCGGCCGCGACCGTGCCGGCGGGCGCGGCCACCGGCGCGGACGGCGCGGCGGGCACGCCCGCACCGGCCACCGTGGGCGGCAGCTGCAAGCCCTTGAATCCCACCGTCGTCGGCGCGGCCGCACGCGTGGTGCTGATCACGCGCAATTCGAAGGCGA includes:
- a CDS encoding OmpA family protein, with the translated sequence MPVQSHPARVLIPLPRCTRATVMAFAGLLLVSAGALAQVQAPSPLAAPAAAPAKKPVVVSGAVPDEATKQAVLGKLRALYGAAGVVDRIEVDGSLIAPPNWREHVGNALNPSLQQVSQGELRIAGNAVTISGQVGNEAARQQVASDLSTSLNSTYAVTNRLRAAKVNVLQATLANRIVEFESGSATLTSSGAAVLDELVAAWTQVGNRPVQVVGHTDSAGGHEKNVALSYARASAVKTYLVSRGINASTITAQGAGPDQPVADNTTAEGRARNRRIEFRVL
- the tagF gene encoding type VI secretion system-associated protein TagF produces the protein MAALAETPLPVSYFGKLPTRGDFVRTSESHPLMGLLDRWAGQGVELLTQDPGWKQLYDEAQPMHFAFIGSRSRLGIGGHFLPSRDATDRRFPFLTATRLELSQPLGFIGRSPLALSRLWSTLARLSRQALAAADAGEPLRELAESRIGMVADHAVYDAPFHDFLDLQDMGSLQALLRESGHPQLTLKWTLPALGLLLQPVLAGGLAQVDKGLSLPLPHDPLYRSLVAAFWLDLIASFLADADVELAILIKEATRNGARAPEGPRLVVGFHGADGRTLQAALDPQIAADRIIRIDDADWVESYIEDDPALGRLVSYLERDELSMRTARTTFAETFLGK